The following DNA comes from Ornithobacterium rhinotracheale DSM 15997.
AATATACAGAGTCTGCCCCATTATCCAACGCTGCTTGCAGAGATGTAAAATTCCCTGCAGGAGCCATTAATTCAATCTTATTATCTTTGGTCATGATTTTAATTTAAACTTTTTTAAGTCTGCAAATTTACATAATTTTACGCACATTCGATTTTGGATTGAGTTGAAACTCATTTTTTTCAAGAAAATTTGACTTTTCTTTAGGATATGAAAAAAACACGCGCCCTTGTCATCAAGCATTTAAAATATGGGGATTCTGGATTGATTCTGCATCTCTACACCCGAGAATTGGGCATGTTGGCTTTTATGATTAAAGGTTTTTACAAACAAAAAAAACGAAACCGCAGCCTGCTTTTCCCTTTTGCCGAAGTGGAAATCTCGGTAGAAGAAAACACACGCGGGAGCTTGAAACACCCGAAAAATTTACAAACTTCGCATGCTTTCATCGATTTGCACACGCAACCTGCCAAATCAATTGTATTGCAACTTTTGAGCGAAATTATTTTTTCATGCCTTAGACAAGACGAAGCCAATCCGCAATTGTATGATTTCATCTTTTCTTCGCTTAATCTTTTAGACCAAAAAAATAAAGATTTTGCCGATTTTCATTTGTATTTTTTACTTAAAATGAGCCAATATTTGGGTTTTCACCCCAATACCGAAAATCATGATGCGCCACTTTTTGATCTAGAGGGCGGACGATTTTGCTTTCAAACGCAATCGGGTTTCACGCTTGGAGAAGAAGAAAGTCATTTTTTCAAAAAATTGATTTTCACGGATTTTAATCAAGATTCCAAAAATATTTTTAACCAAATGCAACGTCGCTCTTTGCTCAATAATTTATTGCAATATTATCAACTGCACCTCCCAGATTTCAGAGAACCTAAATCGCTAGAAGTGATAAAAATGCTATTTTAAAGCATTTTTTAAGTCATAAAAAAAGGAAAATCCATCGCTGAATTTTCCTTTCTTCAATTATTTATTTTTAACTAAATATTACATTTCTAAAACAGTAACCGTAGCTAAGTT
Coding sequences within:
- the recO gene encoding DNA repair protein RecO, which codes for MKKTRALVIKHLKYGDSGLILHLYTRELGMLAFMIKGFYKQKKRNRSLLFPFAEVEISVEENTRGSLKHPKNLQTSHAFIDLHTQPAKSIVLQLLSEIIFSCLRQDEANPQLYDFIFSSLNLLDQKNKDFADFHLYFLLKMSQYLGFHPNTENHDAPLFDLEGGRFCFQTQSGFTLGEEESHFFKKLIFTDFNQDSKNIFNQMQRRSLLNNLLQYYQLHLPDFREPKSLEVIKMLF